A segment of the Ictalurus punctatus breed USDA103 chromosome 24, Coco_2.0, whole genome shotgun sequence genome:
CAACATACTCATGTGCACTGTGCTGTTGTGGCCAACTCACGTCTCACAAAATGAGTTAAAGATCTCATCTTATGAATTTATTTCTAGGATCCTGTTAGAAATCTGGCAATCACACAATACAATAGGCTACATTAAACAGCTTAAACAGCAGGTAGCTGATTTCAAAACCAAACTGTGGGATGAGATGAGAGCTTATTGCTTTCCCTTTGGGTCTTGAACATTAATCTGATTTGACTGGATGTTGGTTTGAAAAATTAAgtacatccattcatccattctttTCCCATActgcttatactacacagggtcgtgaggagcctggagcctatcccaggggactcggggcatgagACGGaggacactctggacggggtgccaacacattcattcactacgGGCAACTTGTCTTTGAAAATGAAGTACATAAAATGCCAAAAAATGTGTCATGACTGAAGATACTTGTTTAACTGGGGTGGCCAATAATATATCAGTAGTGGCCCTTCAGCATCGTCTCTGGTTATGGGAAGatcaatttgtttgtttttttatatagaatGTGTGGTGTTGTTGTGTGGAATGTGGAATAATATTATGGCtcaattctcgattctgattggtcagaagtttatttttgtaaaaccGCGTAAAATGGTAGTTCCAGATGTAACATAATCAATAGGGTGacattaatgcactcattctaatatggtATTGTTTCTGAAGTAACATCTCATATGCAGGGATTCACTAAATAATTCCTttcataataatacaaaaaaaaaaaaaaaaaggtgtagtTTTTCTATAATTTTAGAGTTTGTTTCTATGCACTGGGTTTGAATTTAATCAAAATGAAcatttggaaaaaataaaacctttttttaagagatttaaaaattatttgtattgtcgggttatttttgttgttgttgttttttgttttgttttgttttgttttgtttattttgcacaaTGTATACGTGCAACTTATACAAGGAAATGAAATCTTAAAGGActaaatataaagtattttatttatttagaaccTTAGGACACTGACTTAAGGTgctctatttctttttttatgtagatactatatatactatcgTATTAACTGTTCCAAATTAAAGAAAtcaattttttcccctcagcttTCGACATAGAGTGCGCATGCGCAACACGGGCGTGTTGGTGTAGCGCATGCGCTGTCTGTTGAAGATCTACAAAACATATTTCCAGGAAGTAGTACGACTACATGAGGCTTAGCTCAGATAAGTGTAGCTGTGTAGGTTGCTTAGACCAATGAGCGTTTGCTTTTCCTGTCACGTGGTCGAGAGAAAGGTAAGGTGAAATGGCGGAAAGAGAGcgcatatatacagtggtgtgaTTTGTATGTTCTGTATATGTAGTCATGATTGTTATTTCTGGTTAAGGCAGAGTAGGTTAATCGGTTAGGTAGCGGACATCCTCGGGTTTTTCAGCGCACTGTACACAGGGTTTCAGCAGCTCCTCCCCGGTGAGGACACGCGGCCTGGTCCGGTTAGCAGTGCTAACAGtggaaatgaaaacacacagtcTAATGCTTACTTCTTATCATCAGATTCATATCAGTTGAGATTTGTGTTAGAAAACTGAGGTTGTGCATCATATGGCCTCATCTATATAACAACTTTTATCAGACTACATCATGTTCAAGATaaactataatataaataaataaatacatgagtAATTAGAAGGGTACATACTTTAATTAGTGGAATTAATtacaaattgaattaaaaggGAGGTAACACTTTTTCTCCATCGATAATAAAGCCTTTAGTATCGGCCAAACTCAATACCTGAAGCActtcatggggaaaaaaaaacatgatttaaaGTCCCATAAAATCAAATTTGACTTGATTGTCTGGCTTTTATCATGAATATGTTCGCCTTAATGTTATTTATAAGCTGCTCCAAaaagaatgacaaaattcacattcaGAAATCATTTAAAAGTTACAGTCGTgctctctaccaccgatacggagcaacagttttgatgacatcattctgcacttcagcttctcatcagattttctgtccaatcaaacgctctctagaatctgagaTTGCGTGTTCCGCCCCcagtattataaaaaataaaaatcgccTTACCGAAGTTGCCTTtgtagagcgagagagaaatcatatcagcaaGCATGGATTGGAAatggtgtgttttattcatttttgcaaCAGTGGgttggttaagaaggaaatggctTGTGTCCGTGGTACTAACTGTGACGTAAGCTAAACACTATCAGCTGTTTAAAAAGGCTGAGGAGCCACTTGCTGTGTCCAGCCCTGACTtactgtttcagtggaaattacatcaagATATCGAATAACACTGCACGTTTCAGGGCACTTCATGGGGACTGAACCTTCCTATtatgttggggggaaaaagttacatccattatgttatgggtcaaattGACTTCCatgatataaatacacacaaaaaaacagcaaagaaccgCTTAAAACAATAAACCGTTATTATGGCCTGTCCGAGAAAACCCATGAGaagaaatatttgtatataagttcatgaccctaaatgaggaaagtaaaaaaaattcaaagagaaaaagagagattaaccgGTATTTCacacatctcaaatgtggaaatgggacAAAGATgcataacataataggagggttaaaatCTATTCAGATTGGATTCGTTTATCAGAAGGAGCATCTGTAATCGTTTCTTTACATGTTGGAATTGATGGATGCAGCGTCTGCAGTTGACGGTAAATTTGctgaaattgaatgtttactcaCTGTTACGTGTTTGGGATATGCAGCAAGTTattgaaatacaagcaaatgtGCTAGCGTTGTACAATTACGATATAATATGTAacgataaagtttacagtggcttcataaattgGTTGAATccataaaaaagcaaaagacaactgatcagtccctccaggattttgtgagtttattattattattattattattattattattattatttttggtgaccgcagaaatgaacgcaaaatcaagcaaactccacaatattgggaggagcttgcgatttttcaaaattacaacagatttttcacagatttgggcgtcatcacaacacgctttcagccaaagccctcttcgattcatgtgcgttgaaaatgagtacagctaaaaggtcactgcgaaagaccgtgcaaattAATTTCATGGAATTACAGTTCTGCCAATTCAAGAAGTTTTCTACAAAAAAACCTcgcaaaaatcaagcattttcggttgcaacaatcacaaaataactccgaaatcctgtacggactgactgatgtgcattctttgttcttcattttctagaagtagcatttaaaaaaccttgctgtattactttgtagttaattaagaaaacgtacaccgccatcttgctcCGACCAAAGTGACTTGAATGCACCTGACGTCGAAATTAcgacttcccaactcgtaaatTTCCCAGAAGGACTTGAACTCTCAGAAATACGTGTGGCCTTTAAAAGGTTTGCTGTAGTTTACCTTCCTGTTTGTTGTGTTaaaatttgattatttaaaatattcataatGTTGACTGAACGTTCTGAAAATACTGCATCTGCCACATTTACCGTTTGTAAAAGTTTACATCTTCATGCTTTTTACTGGACAGGGTTCATCATGGCACCACTCGTCCGGACACGACAGACCGAGAAAACAATCGATGGGATCTCGACTCAAGTCGTTTGCACGGAATTCAGTAACTACATCTTCATTGTGCTTACACAGTATGGGAAGATTGGGACGCTGGTATCTGTAACACCTGACTCGAGATCCAGCGACATCAGCACATCCATGCTCACTACGAAAGTGCTGCTCGGAAAAGACGAGGTACTTGTACATCTTATCTGTTAGGATATGGCTCAGCAGCAGCTACGTTTGTGATTGAGATTtccacttttctcttttttttttcaggcgcTTACGCACGTCTATGCAAAAAACGTCGCAGCATTTGTTTGCCAAGAAGCAGGAAATCGACCGGTTCTTTTGGGGCTTGCGCTTAAAGACTGCAGTGCTGAAAATCTGAAAACGCTcaaagaaatgatcaaaacCTGCCAAGTATGGTGACCAAGAGAATTTGGGCAAAATGCTCCTGAGAGAAATTGTGACAGAAATTGATGACGGTTGTGAAtttacttttattacttttctATTTATGTATAGATTTCTGACATGTGTGTAACATCATATCCTTTCATAATTTCTAGAATAAATTCATGTTTCTTTTTCATTGCCTACTATATAATGCTTATATAATACTGTGCTTGGATTAAAAAGAGTTCTGTCTTGAGCCTTTTTCATAAAGAGAATGTACTATAAACACATTACCTCAGGTAAGTCACAGTAACAAATACCACTGTGACAAAGCTGAAGTAAGTACACAGTGTTACCGTAGAAACAAAGCTTAGCTTAATAGATTGGTTCCtttgattcatttgtttgttcacTGTAAGATAAATCACAGGTCCTACAggttttagtgttttccctgttttaacacacacacacttttactcAGGACAGGGTGTTAATTAACTAATTAGTTATATCTGGTGTATTGGGAGAAGGGGAACGTATAGGACTTGACAAGGGGTACTCTGGGAACAGGATTGAGAACTTGTGGGCTAAAGCAACACAAAAATTTAAACCCTAATGTTTTGACCACTAACGTTACAGACTCGGAGTAAGATGGACAGAATACCCAAATCTCCAATGTACCCAATAAGGCCAGAAGTatctggacacctgactatcacacccatatgtgttgttgaacatctcattccagatttattccctgtttgctgttataataaactccaCTCTTCTACGAAGGCTTTCTATTAAATTTTGGAGTGTggatgtggggatttgtgttcattcagttacaagagcattagtgaaacTGATGTTATtgtgtgaggaggtctggggtgcagtcggtgttcccattcatcccaaaagtgttcagtggggtcgaCGTGCAGGACAATCGAgctcttccactccaaccttggcaagccATGTCTCCATGGAGCtgactttgtgcacaggggcattgtcatgctgaaacaggtttagccacttagttccagtgaaggaactAAGGAACTTTGTATGctacatacaaagacatcctatagaATTGTGTGAATCCAACTTTTAGGTAAGAGTTTATGGAAGAACCACATTTTGGTGTAgtaatataatacagtacatttcaaAACGTCTCTATACATACAGAACTAAGTTTTCCAGCACCACATCGGTGGcgtcttcgtcagtggatgttcgtagacgtccacttctcggttggtccacaacacttccagtctttttgaatctGTTAaaaagtttggcagcagtgtcatgtcgtgtgtgatgtgcttcccgtgtttcctgttaaagtccactGCGACCTTACGAAATAAGCGCCCCCATCCACCCATGAGAATGGTTTCCATACTGTACCTTCTTCATTTCtcaaaggctatctgaaaaagaaaagaaaaaagtatacATATAGgctaatataaactaagtatggaaaattattttataaaagtgTTAATTGCTCTCTATGGAGACTTGGGACACCGTGTATACAGACAGTATAATTTTCTTCATGCTGTAAGATGtgataagaaataaatatattgcGTAAATGAAATATTAGAGCAAAGAAGCATTTAGGGCCAGCAGGTGCATTTAACCCTTTGTACACTGTTAGCACTGACGTCACTGATAGGTCACGTGATCCAGTAACGCGCGCCGTGTGTGACGGGTTTGTACCTGGTTTGTACCTGGTTTGTACCTGGTTTAGGACGTTTTACTTAAGGGAAAAggaaatatacattttatttactttagtcTGGGGTTTATGGTACAGTACGTGTTTGGTACACTTGAGtcgtgtgtggggggggtttgTGTTTGACTCACCTGTCGACTACACTATAACGAGGAAGTGCGTCTGTCAGTAGAAAGGCATTTCCGCCAATGGCAACTTTGAACGCCGCACTTTCCTTCAAAAAAGCGTGTATGCGTTTAATTCCGTAAAAGAAATTGGTGATATTTGGGTTTTAAAGTGAGGTTGTGGGAAAAGGAAAACGGTTCAAACAGCCTGAAGAGTGACTGAAGTGATCCAGACGGGTGTCAGACTTCTGGGAAGGGTAAGTGGGGCAAgtagtattgtttttttgttgttgttgtttttttccctccccctcctgtttacaaatgttttctttatttcttcttataTTGTTGACATCGCACTTCTCCTCGTTTATTGAAAGTGATAatattgaaaagaaaaagacacatcACACAGCCAGCTTGTCACAATGCAACCCAGCTTAGTTTTATTACATTCATTCTAAAccacttggtttgtttttgtttgtttgtttacttgctGTTTTGACTGTATTTACACCATTAACATTATCTGCTTGTTTAGACCTTTTAAAGTGTATTGTCTAGCGCATTTTCCACAAAGCCTTCTCTGAGCAGTGAGAAACCTTTCAGTAGTCTACAGAACATTATTCCTGGACACTGACAAGAACTTCCTTTCTTAGAGAAGCTTCACGGATTAATTTGATGAATAAATCCCATCCAGAAGGTTGCCAGTCCCAGAGGAAACAATGCTGCTCCTGCTCAAACCTAATCAATTGGCACGTGACACTGAAACATTGATTGAGCCTGTATTCTTACACGGGTGTCTGAGATCCGGAAGAATACACAAGTCATCAATGAGAGTGATCCATGCAGAATTTGTGTTGaacatgtgttgtgtgtttgttttttaaaatcagttaaaCCTCACTATCTTTGTCGGTTAATGTCTGCTAGTTGGTTGGCCAGGTGTCGAGGGTGGGGTGAGAGGGAAGACAATTATTCTGCCCACAGACTTTGTACCCTGTACCGAAGCTGTGTAAAccactttaaaatgtatttaaatgtcaAACTGAAGTTGCTTACAGTACAAATACTATTGACTGAGGCATTCATGATGAAATGAAGTCTGTAGTAGGGCTGTTTCATATCGTATCATCCAGGATATACCGGTACAATTCCTCTCCATGATCCCACGATATTGACGATGTAGCTGATGGTGTGTTTACTAGGGATGGACGATATCCTATTGTTTGCAATATActggtagaaattctccccacgataagaattagtcttcctgcgataataatgataaagccAAGTTGATGATGTGTCTGTGTCGATGGTGTGTGACCCGTTCGCAGCTCCCGTGCAGAGTGAATACGAGTACGGCGGGAGGAGGAGTTCATCGCTAAATGAAGAGCTATCTCTACAATCTGGATCTGGTtcggttacagaaaatcagttttacttttagagcAATGTTTgggtttctgaggctctcaagatgACAGCTATCTCTTGTAGCTAAAAACAGTGGTGCACGGTACTATATTTACATCATCACAGATATCCTTAtcgcaataaacaccagaaaataTCGCGATATAGTTTTAAGGctatatcgcccatccctagtgTTTACGCACCGCAGCGTGGGAATTTCAGATGTAGACCAAGTCGGAGTTCCATCCCTAGTAtacagtttaataataatgtcagaATCAGTGTTTACATTTCAAGCTTGTAGTTGATTTGaattgttattgtgtttatatactGTCTTTCGTTTTGTGTTTTGCAGCGTAGTTCAAGATCTTTCACTATTGAAATATTATAAGCACTTTTACAGAAGAAAAGACATTTCCATTAGGGTTAGATTGTGAATCCTGTGTGTACTGGTTGTTTGCATTTTCACTGGAATTttcatttgtgaataaaattcatatttttattttttttagcctgCTTAACTGGTGTAGTTTAGTATTTGATGATGGTCAGGGTTGAGTTGAAcgttatttggatcagtgtttagGTTCACACAGCTCTCAGGACTGTATGCTGTTGTGACTTGTGGCCAAAAAGAGTGTCGAATGTTTAGTATTTTAATATCGTCATTTATACTGTtagcggaaaaaaaaaaaaaaaaactaccatGGAATATCGTGATGTAGTTTTAAATCTACAGTGCACATCTCTAGTCTATAGTATGAATCTTAGTGGGCCAGTAACCTCATACGCTTGCAAGCTGCGCTGGTGTCCCACTCTggttcgtttaaaaaaaaattaagtatatttatatattttcatgtgcaTTTGTATACACGCTATACAGccagaagtttgtggacacctgaacatcatgCCTATATGTGGCCCTTCCAAAAACcctttcccttcactggaaaacgtttcccttcactggaacgaagGAGCCAAAACATGTTCCATGTTggcaaggttggtgtggaagaactcaagtgtcctgcacagagccctgatctcaaccccactgaacttTGGgttgaactggaacactgactcgTATTCGCACGTCTCACTCGTATTTCGCCTTTGCTTGTTTTGTCATCGTTTCAGATTCGTTTTTGAGCCAAAATGAATGAACGATCTTTAATGACCCGGTTCGTCAATTCGTCAGCAATTACTAAGTTGCTAGTCTCTAAGAGTGCCTGATTTAGGAGGAGGACGGTAAAGAAGGGAAACATGGCGACTAAAAACATAGCAGGATTTTAATCTCCTAAATGTATTGTATTGAGTGCATTTGTTAGGTAGCGTAGTAGATCAGTGACTGTCTGGTTGTTAATGTTAGCTAAATATCTAAATAGCATGTTTAACCAAAAACAAATGATCCTTGTTcctagtttttttcccccattttattttgaaatgaacaaTGATTGAATGCAACATACACTCGATTTATTTCAAGTATCTTTTACTCATACGTGTTTAGTGAGCAACTGGCCCACCCAAGACCAAATTAGTTCTGCGCTTCTTGTGTTTGTATTGATTAGGACTTATGTGCCATCCAGTCACAAGACTGGTTCAAGGTTGGTGGATCTgcatgatgggttttttttttttttctttctccatgtCCCCATTGCTCCACAACACACATTCTCTGTGGTTTGTTTTCCAAGGACATGCATTCCAGTTTCTACCATTTGGCCTCTTTCTAGTGCCATGGGTGTTCACGAGATGTATGCAGTCAGCCCTGTCGCCTCTGATGGCCAACATGACTGGCTCCAATGTGCCCTCACCCAAGGAGAAGGCCATCTGGGACATGTTCAGCCTCCTTACACGCATTATGGCACTCCTGGTTCATTTGGAAAGAAGAACCAAAGTAGGCTACACCGTTAAATAGCGTAAAGTGAGATTCATTGAGAATGCTTGACACTGTGTCACCCCCCACGTTCAGCAGACATCACCACATTTGCCAGTCGAATTGAAGCAAGTCGCGATGTGTGGTGCCACCTCTTGCCGAGGATTCGAGGATCACTAACTGCATATGCAGTGGTAATTCCTTTGGTGTTAAGGAACTTTTAGAAGTGGGATATCGGTCTGAGGCTGAACCCAAATGCCACGGACGGACGCATCCTATTCTCAGTGAGAGGCGCACAGCAGGGGGTCTGCCTGGATTCCACTAAAGAGCGAAAGTCACTATAGCCGCCTCTCTTACTGGCTGGGAGGCAGTGTAATGCCTCGGTTCCTTATGAGATCATCTATCCATGCAGGATAGCGAACTGAAACGGGTCTCTCGAAAGACCGCCATTTTGTGCCAGAGTGGCCATGTGTTTGAACTTTTGCGGTTCCATgccactgattttttttcagaactACTCGATCGACCTTGCAAGTCACCGTGAGCGAGAACCTGTTTCATGTCATCTGTCATGGAGGAAAGACCTGAGGAGCTTTACTTTCTAAACAGACACTGGCACACTGGGTGATGGACAACATGACCATGGCCTACTGACTCCTACCATGACATGCCACTCTACATGTAGCATCTCCTACTCATGCgcaatatttatttatcctttaGTGTAACATAGTCACTTTCTGTGGAGTGAGTGTGCTCCGTTCATCTCCGAACACCTTTCCAGCGAGGACTGGTATTCATGACATTACAGCATGTATTATCCAGGATTCGATATGTCTGCATATTGAACAATACATTCGGCACTGCATAATAAAGTAGACTGTTCATCATGAAACACCGCTGATATAGTGTGAGTTGAAAAAAACTGATTGTCGGACCAAGATATTAGAGACTACCAAATATGCGTACAATGTACTGGCGCTAATACAGCATGCGTGCACATACAGCAACCTCTAAAGAAAACTAAAACGCCGGTGCGATTTGGAAGTTCATATTAAGTAGTGAAGAAAGCAGAATTCAAAACCACATCTAGCGCTACAGAGAGCTGCGTGACTCAGAGAATGTCTAGCGAAGTGCCAAATAAGGAAAGCCccgtgtttcagacacacccGGTCACGAGTCACACCTGTTTAGCCATGCATAATTTTGCAACATTCTAAAGCACAGctttattcacttatttatttatttgtttattttgagtgtatgtttattttggggttttttataCGCTGCTATGAGTAGTGTTGAATGTTCTGTACGTATTCAGGCAGTGTTTACTTTTACTGTATCGAAAAAGTACCATATCAAGACACCGTCGTATCGCATTGTATCAAATCAAAATTTGTGTATCGTTACACCCCGTgcatgtcatttatttatttatttagttatttatttatttatttatttatttatttattttcagtgcgCTGCGGTTATATTAATTGCGGTGATTTCCTGATTGTGCGAGATTCGGTGATGCCTGTGGAGAGTCTCAAATATGCAGTTATTATTACTAACTCAATTGCTTTCATTCACTACATGAGAACGGTCGCGATGtgataaccaaaaaaaaaaacatttgaaaaggttttttatttttatttcaagtgGACACTAAAGAAGTTCAGTCATTTCATCAATCCCACCGAAAAATAGAATAAGATCGGTTGGACGAATTTGTACTCGATTTGTTATTTCGTGTTCTTATTTTTGCTCGTCTAGGGACACTGCGCACGCAAGTTAATTGAAGTAGGTGTACATTAATCTCCATATAGACCGATATATAAAAACACGCAAATGCCTAAATTAGACAGGTCTATCCATAGATACCGTATAAGTAAGCTGTGTTTTCAAATGGtgactgcttttgttttttctttttttcttttttttataactaaTTCAAAGAATTCCGTGATGCATAGTAATATATCATGGGTgcgatatttaaaaaaaaaaaatttccccaCTGTTTATAAAATGCTTCTAAATTGGCAAACTGATCTAGTTTGCATTTGAATAAGTCTGCTTCTGAGCAAAGTTGTGCTTATAGACTTGTTTGAAGAAATCCAGGATCATGTAAAATCTTCAACAGTCCAAAGCTGAGTC
Coding sequences within it:
- the psmg3 gene encoding proteasome assembly chaperone 3 isoform X1 — translated: MAPLVRTRQTEKTIDGISTQVVCTEFSNYIFIVLTQYGKIGTLVSVTPDSRSSDISTSMLTTKVLLGKDEALTHVYAKNVAAFVCQEAGNRPVLLGLALKDCSAENLKTLKEMIKTCQVW